TGAACGCGGGCAGAAAAGAATGGTGAATATTGACAATACGGTTGGGAAAATGGCTGACGAACGCGGGTGTCAGCACGCGCATGTATTTGGCCAGCACAATGTATTCCGGCTCATAAATCGACAGCGTCCGCAGCAAGGCTTCCTCGTGTTCTTCCCGGGTACGGTGTTCGTGGGTAACAAAATGAAAGGGAATGCCGAATTTGCTGACCAACGATTGCAGGGAATTGTAATTGCTGACCACGGCCAGAATGTCGGCGTCCAGCTCGTTGAAGGCGTATCGGATGAGCAGTTCCGCCAAACAATGATGTTCTTTTGTAACAAAAACGATAATATTTTTCTTTTTTTTAGGATTAATGCGCAGATTAATCCCAGACGGCAAGGTCTCCCGTAATTTGTCGGACAAAACAACGGAATCGTAGTTACCTTCGAACTCGGTTCGCATGAAGAACTGCCGGTCGGGACTTACGTATTCGTCGTTTCGGATGATGTTCAGATTGTGGTGGGCCAGTACTCCGGTAACGCGGTGAATAAGCCCCGTGCTGTCGGGACCGTCCATTAACAAAATGTGACGAGTTTCGGCGGACATGAACGAATTGATAATTTGAAAGTTATTGTAAAAATAGTAAAATCACCGCGCTAATCGCCTTTGCCAAAGGGAATGTGCCATTTGTGATTGGTAGTAAAAACATAATAATCCGTAAACAGTCTTCTTACTGTTGCTCGGGTAAGTAAAAAAAGGTAGGTTAGCCACCCCTAAAAATTGTATAGCATTGGAATCGTTGCTCTCTGCATCTAAGCGAAAGTTGCTCATTGAAGCCGCCTGGGAAGTGTGTAACCAGGTAGGCGGTATTTATACGGTTATTCGGTCGAAAGTGCCGTCGATGGTTGAAAAGTGGGATAACGACTACATCCTGCTCGGCCCGTATTTTCCCCAGCGGGCGGCTGTTGAATTCGAACCCATCACGCACGACGACGGTACCGAAATCGGTCGGGTGGTGCAGAGTATGCGGTCGCGGGGCCTCGATGTTCAATACGGTTACTGGCTCATTACCGGTAAGCCCCGGGTGGTGCTTTTTGGCATTCAAAGCCTGGGGGCCGGTCTGGATCAGGTTAAATACGGACTCTGGCAACGGCACGGCATCTCCACCCTGGGCGTTGAAGACCTGGTAAATCAGGTGGTCGGGTTCGGGGAGATGATCCGACTATTTCTGACCGAACTGGCCGAAGAAAGCGCCCGCCATGTCGACATTACGGTCCACTTCCACGAGTGGATGGCCAGCAGCGGTTTACCGGATCTACGCCAGGATAACGTCAAAATCGCGACGGTTTTCACGACCCACGCGACGATGCTCGGCCGCTATCTGGCACAGAATGAATCCGGTTTTTACGGAAAACTCCCCTTTTTCGACTGGCAACGCGAAGCCAAGCACTACAACATTGAAGCGCAGGCTACCATTGAACGGCTTTCGGCCCAGCTATGCCATGTTTTCACCACCGTCAGCGACGTAACCGCCCGCGAGTGCGAAGTTTTCCTGGGCCGCATTCCCGACTTGATTCTGCCCAATGGCCTCAACATTGTCCGGTTTACGGCGGTGCACGAATTCCAGAACCTGCACGTCAAGTACAAGGAGCGGATTCACGAGTTTATCATGGGGCACTTCTTCCAGAGTTATTCGTTTGACCTGGAAAAGACGTTGTATTTTTTCACCTCAGGACGGTTTGAATTCAGTAACAAAGGCTACGACCTGACGCTCGAAGCCCTCGCCCGTCTGAATTATAAAATGCAGGAAGCCAACATGGACACCACGGTGGTGATGTTCATGATTACCAAACAGCCGTTCCGGTCCGTCAACCCCGATGTTCTGCACAGCCGCGCCCTGCTGGACGAAATTCAGGAAACCTGCAAAGCCATCGAAAACGAATTGGGAAATAAACTATTCCTGAGTGCGGCTTCGGGCGAAGACATCAACCTGCCGGATTTGAACCAGTTTGTGGATGAATACTGGCGGCTCCGGCTCCGGCGAACCATTCAAAGCTTTAAGACCAAAAACCTGCCCCCGTTTGTAACGCACGATCTGGTTCAGGAAGACGATATGGTGCGGTTTATCCGGCAGATTCAGCTGGTCAACAACGCCCACGACCGGGTGAAAGTCGTTTACCACCCGGACTTTATTTCGTCGACCAACCCGCTCTTCGGGCTGGATTACGGCCAGTTTGTGCGGGGTTGTCACCTGGGCGTTTTCCCAAGCTATTACGAACCCTGGGGCTACACGCCACTGGAATGCGTGGTGCGCGGTATTCCGACCGTCACGAGCGATTTGTCCGGTTTTGGCGACTTTATCATGCAGATCATGCGCGATTACGAAAACCGGGGCATTTACGTTGTCAACCGCAAAACGCAGACGTTCAACGAAGCCGCCGAACAACTGGCCAACATTCTGTTCCGGTTTGTCCGGCTCTCGCAGCGCGACCGCATTACGCAGCGCAACCGCGTGGAGAACATTGCGGAAGTCTTCGACTGGACCAACCTCCGCTCCTACTACGATACCGCCCACGATCTGGCCCTGAAGCGCCGGAAACCGTGAACTCGGTAAGCGAATAAAGACAAAAGACAAGAGAGTAAAGAAAACCGTATTGGAATTCTTTACTCTCTTGTCTTTTGTCTACCTTCTATCTTCTCAGTACTGATTCAACTCTTTATTAAACTCCACCAGTATCTGTTCTTTCATAGCAATTTTGCGCTTTTGGGTATTCACCTTGTTCATCATCATCTTATCAGCCTCCTCATTTCCCGGGCGTCCCATGCTGTCCATGCTGCTCATTGACATGGCCAGATCGCTTTTTTCGCGACGAACCAGATACTCCAGTTCCCGAACTTTCGTCCGCAACTGCTCCGAACGGCTTTTGAGCTCAAAAGCCGGGTATTTGCGGGTGATTACACGTTCGAGATAGTTTAATTCAAAAATCTTATCACAGGCGGAGCGGAACCGATCGGCGACGGTTTTGTCGACCAGTTTAAACGGAATCTTGATTTCCTTCCACTGGTTGAGCAATTGTTTCGCCCGGTCGGCGGCCGCTGGGATGTCAGACTGTTTAGCCAGTTTCTCCACTTCGTCGGCCATTTTCATCTGCTGTTCTACGCGCGGGTCAATCCGGACTTTCGGCTGGATACCCCGCGCCAGGTTGTAGCGATCGAAAACGGTTTTGGTGGCCCGACGGTATTTTTTGAGGATCTTGCCGGATTTTTTGATCGGCACTTCACCCACTTCTTTCCACTCGTTGTTCAGGTTCCGAATCAGGTGGTAAGCTTCCGTCAGCACCTTCATGTACCGTTCTTCGGCAATGTTGGCACGTTCAAGGGCTTCCCCTTCCAGACCGTCGCGTTTGAACGGACGGCTGCGATCGGCTTCGTAGATCGTCCGCACCGCCCGTTCCGCCTGCGCAATCAGGCTATCGTAGCGGTCCATGCGCTCCTGAATCACCTTGTTTTGCTCATTGAAGAACTCGCGCCGACGCTGGAAAAACCCGTCTAACGTTTCGCCGAAACGTGTTTCGATGGTTTCGTCCAGTTCTTTGTCGACCGGGCCAGTTTTGATCCACTTTAACTTAATTTCCTGGAGCTTCTCGGCGGTTTCCTTCCATTCGCTGTTGTCAGCAACGGATTCGGCTTCGGCCAGCAACGCTTGCTTGATTTCAAGGTTTTTGAGCTGGTTCGTCCGAATCAGTTCCACCAGTACTTCTTCCAGCTCATCGAGCCGGTTCAACAACGGAATGAAGTTACCGATGGCATCGAAATTCAGGAGTTTTTTCCGCAACTGAACAAGTTTTGTCAGGTAGGACCCTTTATTCTGGGC
This Larkinella insperata DNA region includes the following protein-coding sequences:
- a CDS encoding DUF349 domain-containing protein; this encodes MEQAQLVDEYGYVKDGKVFLSGYLSYPDRQIGEVKRTEQEALDYFKNRFTIAENKVNQLEQEVQEAQNKGSYLTKLVQLRKKLLNFDAIGNFIPLLNRLDELEEVLVELIRTNQLKNLEIKQALLAEAESVADNSEWKETAEKLQEIKLKWIKTGPVDKELDETIETRFGETLDGFFQRRREFFNEQNKVIQERMDRYDSLIAQAERAVRTIYEADRSRPFKRDGLEGEALERANIAEERYMKVLTEAYHLIRNLNNEWKEVGEVPIKKSGKILKKYRRATKTVFDRYNLARGIQPKVRIDPRVEQQMKMADEVEKLAKQSDIPAAADRAKQLLNQWKEIKIPFKLVDKTVADRFRSACDKIFELNYLERVITRKYPAFELKSRSEQLRTKVRELEYLVRREKSDLAMSMSSMDSMGRPGNEEADKMMMNKVNTQKRKIAMKEQILVEFNKELNQY
- the purU gene encoding formyltetrahydrofolate deformylase; translated protein: MSAETRHILLMDGPDSTGLIHRVTGVLAHHNLNIIRNDEYVSPDRQFFMRTEFEGNYDSVVLSDKLRETLPSGINLRINPKKKKNIIVFVTKEHHCLAELLIRYAFNELDADILAVVSNYNSLQSLVSKFGIPFHFVTHEHRTREEHEEALLRTLSIYEPEYIVLAKYMRVLTPAFVSHFPNRIVNIHHSFLPAFMGASPYRQAYDRGVKIIGATAHFVNNDLDEGPIIAQNIKEVDHRHTAADMATEGKDVEKIVLSQALKLVFNDRVFIHQNRTIIL
- a CDS encoding glycosyltransferase — its product is MESLLSASKRKLLIEAAWEVCNQVGGIYTVIRSKVPSMVEKWDNDYILLGPYFPQRAAVEFEPITHDDGTEIGRVVQSMRSRGLDVQYGYWLITGKPRVVLFGIQSLGAGLDQVKYGLWQRHGISTLGVEDLVNQVVGFGEMIRLFLTELAEESARHVDITVHFHEWMASSGLPDLRQDNVKIATVFTTHATMLGRYLAQNESGFYGKLPFFDWQREAKHYNIEAQATIERLSAQLCHVFTTVSDVTARECEVFLGRIPDLILPNGLNIVRFTAVHEFQNLHVKYKERIHEFIMGHFFQSYSFDLEKTLYFFTSGRFEFSNKGYDLTLEALARLNYKMQEANMDTTVVMFMITKQPFRSVNPDVLHSRALLDEIQETCKAIENELGNKLFLSAASGEDINLPDLNQFVDEYWRLRLRRTIQSFKTKNLPPFVTHDLVQEDDMVRFIRQIQLVNNAHDRVKVVYHPDFISSTNPLFGLDYGQFVRGCHLGVFPSYYEPWGYTPLECVVRGIPTVTSDLSGFGDFIMQIMRDYENRGIYVVNRKTQTFNEAAEQLANILFRFVRLSQRDRITQRNRVENIAEVFDWTNLRSYYDTAHDLALKRRKP